A genomic region of Prochlorococcus marinus XMU1405 contains the following coding sequences:
- the panB gene encoding 3-methyl-2-oxobutanoate hydroxymethyltransferase, producing MLPSDLVNYKKKSRKIIALTAWDSISGSIAEQANVDLVLVGDSLAMVCLGYKSTLPLTLENIIYHTNAVSRGFKNKIEEQPLVVSDMPFLTYQCGEDKAVEYAGKIIQSTYAKAVKVEGAEPEIQKVISRLIRMGIPVMGHIGLTPQSYLNIGLKKQGESLSSQEKIKKEASILEELGCFSIVLEHIPDLLAKEIQNSLKIPIIGIGAGNYCDGQVRVTADLLGLNDDQPPFCQPIIQGKKLFKDKLKEWVESERLN from the coding sequence ATGTTGCCTTCAGACCTAGTTAATTATAAAAAAAAATCTCGCAAAATCATTGCACTAACTGCTTGGGACTCCATATCAGGATCTATTGCCGAACAAGCAAATGTTGATCTTGTACTAGTAGGAGATTCATTAGCAATGGTCTGCTTAGGATACAAATCGACATTGCCATTAACTTTAGAAAACATTATTTATCATACTAATGCTGTTTCAAGAGGATTTAAGAATAAAATTGAGGAACAACCTTTAGTCGTTTCAGATATGCCTTTTCTGACTTACCAATGTGGAGAGGATAAAGCTGTTGAGTATGCGGGGAAAATCATTCAAAGCACTTATGCAAAAGCTGTCAAAGTAGAAGGAGCTGAACCAGAAATACAAAAAGTTATTTCTAGATTAATAAGAATGGGAATCCCTGTTATGGGTCATATAGGCCTTACACCACAAAGCTATCTAAATATTGGATTAAAAAAACAAGGAGAAAGCTTATCAAGCCAAGAAAAAATAAAGAAAGAGGCTTCAATTCTTGAAGAATTAGGATGTTTTTCAATAGTTCTTGAACATATTCCTGATTTACTTGCTAAAGAAATACAAAATTCTTTAAAAATTCCCATAATTGGTATCGGTGCAGGTAATTATTGCGATGGGCAAGTAAGAGTTACTGCAGATTTGTTAGGCCTCAATGATGATCAACCACCATTTTGCCAACCGATTATCCAAGGAAAGAAATTATTTAAGGATAAATTAAAAGAATGGGTAGAATCTGAAAGGCTTAACTAA
- the hemW gene encoding radical SAM family heme chaperone HemW, with amino-acid sequence MNKFPRSAYVHIPFCHRRCFYCDFAVIPLGNNVETLQGYGSKTVKEYLHFLYKEILSIKHKSPLSTIYIGGGTPSILDPTQIKELIDLFKENYGIDYGAEITMEVDPASFTQDDLCGFINAGINRFSLGVQSFNNQILQKSGRRHLKEDGEKSCLWLKSKYDSGLIKSWSLDLIQNLPLSGFKEWQDDLKKAITFSPPHLSIYDLNIENGTVFKKLVNLGKLKLPSDELAFRNSKSTHLILKNSGYSRYEISNYCLPGHQSRHNRVYWSGLGWWSFGQGSTSSPWGEKLTRPRVSKEYKEWVIKQYDCNLDSSLTNKEFVYKELDEKIMLGLRLKEGLDIKELFKEQNWENKKFESNFSKLLEEWERFLDSGLLVRKGNRFFLSEPRGMELSNQVLVSMFKWCDEII; translated from the coding sequence ATGAATAAGTTTCCAAGGAGTGCTTATGTGCACATACCTTTTTGCCACAGAAGGTGCTTTTATTGTGATTTTGCTGTTATTCCACTAGGAAACAATGTTGAAACTTTACAAGGTTATGGAAGCAAAACTGTTAAAGAGTATTTGCATTTTTTATACAAAGAAATATTGTCAATTAAGCATAAATCACCTCTATCGACAATCTATATAGGAGGAGGTACTCCATCAATTTTAGATCCCACTCAAATCAAAGAATTAATCGATCTTTTTAAAGAAAATTATGGAATTGACTATGGTGCTGAAATCACTATGGAGGTTGATCCAGCTAGTTTTACTCAAGATGATCTTTGTGGATTCATAAATGCTGGGATAAATAGATTTAGTCTCGGAGTACAAAGTTTTAATAATCAGATACTTCAAAAGTCGGGAAGGCGTCATTTGAAAGAAGATGGAGAAAAATCTTGTTTATGGTTGAAGAGCAAATATGACTCTGGATTAATAAAAAGCTGGAGTTTAGATTTAATTCAAAACTTGCCACTTAGTGGATTTAAAGAATGGCAAGATGACTTAAAAAAAGCAATAACATTTTCGCCACCTCACCTATCTATTTACGATTTAAATATTGAGAATGGCACTGTTTTTAAAAAATTAGTCAATTTAGGTAAATTAAAACTCCCGAGTGATGAACTAGCTTTTAGAAATAGTAAATCAACTCATCTAATTTTAAAAAACTCAGGGTATTCAAGATATGAAATCTCAAACTATTGCCTCCCCGGACATCAATCGAGACATAATAGAGTTTATTGGAGTGGTTTAGGCTGGTGGAGTTTTGGTCAAGGTTCTACTAGTTCACCTTGGGGGGAAAAGTTAACTAGACCAAGAGTTAGTAAAGAATATAAAGAATGGGTAATTAAACAATATGATTGTAATTTAGATTCATCCCTTACTAATAAGGAGTTTGTATATAAAGAACTTGATGAAAAAATAATGTTGGGATTAAGACTTAAAGAGGGTTTAGATATCAAAGAATTGTTTAAAGAACAAAACTGGGAAAACAAAAAATTTGAAAGCAACTTTAGTAAATTACTTGAAGAATGGGAAAGATTTCTTGATAGTGGACTATTAGTAAGAAAAGGAAATAGATTCTTTTTAAGTGAGCCTAGAGGAATGGAACTAAGTAATCAAGTTCTTGTTTCTATGTTTAAGTGGTGTGATGAGATTATTTAA
- a CDS encoding PIN/TRAM domain-containing protein: MTDILVLILFVLSGAASGWLGVDLLPVDILKQVSNVEGFRIVLAIIGFFVGLAAGFVFLQLRKTFLDQIRTMPTDLLISRSVGLILGLLVANLLLAPILLIPFPREVFFAKPLAAILSNIFFGALGYKLADTHGRTLLRLFNPNNTDAYLVNEGILPAASPKILDTSVIIDGRINGLLSCGLLEGQLIVAQCVIDELQTLADSSSNEKRSKGRRGLKLLKELRDLYGRRLVINPTKYEGKGVDEKLLRITEDMTGTLITADYNLSQIAEVKELKVMNLSDLVIALRPEVQPGESLNIKIVREGKEKMQGIGYLDDGTMVVIDEAKNFVGRRLDIVVTGALQTPTGRLVFGKLINNPESNKSFKSPATQG; encoded by the coding sequence ATGACAGATATCTTAGTATTAATTTTATTTGTATTGTCTGGAGCTGCTTCAGGATGGCTTGGTGTTGATTTATTGCCAGTGGACATACTTAAACAGGTATCTAATGTAGAAGGTTTTAGAATTGTTTTAGCAATAATAGGTTTTTTTGTAGGATTAGCGGCTGGTTTTGTATTTCTTCAACTTAGAAAAACTTTTCTTGATCAAATAAGAACAATGCCTACGGATTTATTAATCAGTAGGTCGGTTGGATTGATTTTAGGATTACTTGTTGCGAATCTCCTTCTTGCTCCAATACTATTAATTCCATTCCCTAGAGAAGTCTTTTTTGCAAAGCCCTTAGCAGCCATATTAAGCAATATTTTCTTTGGTGCACTTGGGTATAAGTTAGCCGATACCCATGGAAGGACATTATTAAGATTATTCAATCCAAATAATACTGATGCATATCTAGTTAATGAAGGAATACTCCCTGCTGCAAGTCCAAAAATTCTAGATACCAGTGTAATTATTGACGGCAGAATAAATGGCTTATTAAGTTGTGGATTATTGGAAGGACAATTAATTGTTGCTCAATGTGTAATTGATGAATTACAAACACTCGCAGATTCCAGCAGTAATGAAAAAAGGTCTAAAGGTAGAAGAGGTCTCAAGTTATTGAAAGAATTAAGAGATTTATACGGAAGAAGACTTGTAATAAACCCAACAAAGTATGAAGGTAAAGGTGTAGATGAAAAACTCTTGAGAATAACCGAGGATATGACAGGAACTTTAATTACCGCTGATTATAATCTCTCACAGATTGCAGAAGTCAAAGAATTAAAAGTTATGAATTTAAGTGATCTAGTTATTGCTTTAAGACCAGAAGTACAGCCAGGAGAATCACTTAATATAAAAATCGTAAGGGAGGGTAAAGAAAAAATGCAAGGTATAGGATATTTAGATGATGGGACAATGGTTGTTATTGATGAAGCAAAGAATTTTGTCGGAAGGAGATTAGATATTGTTGTAACAGGAGCACTACAAACTCCCACAGGAAGACTGGTCTTTGGAAAACTGATAAATAATCCTGAGTCAAACAAATCTTTTAAATCACCAGCGACACAGGGTTAA
- a CDS encoding ATP-dependent Clp protease proteolytic subunit produces MTVSAPYYGENTVMRTPPPDLPSLLLKERIVYLGLPLFSDDDAKRQLGMDVTELIIAQLLYLEFEDPEKPIYFYINSTGTSWYTGDAVGFETEAFAICDTISYIKPPVHTICIGQAMGTAAVILSAGTKGQRAALPHASIVLHQPISGARGQATDIQIRAEEVLKNKKSMLEILSRNTGKTIEELSKDSDRMSYLNPQEALDYGVIDRILTSQKDLPKKI; encoded by the coding sequence ATGACTGTATCTGCTCCTTATTACGGCGAAAACACCGTTATGAGGACTCCTCCCCCTGATCTCCCCTCTCTTTTACTGAAAGAGAGAATAGTTTATCTTGGTTTACCGTTATTTTCTGATGATGATGCGAAAAGACAACTAGGAATGGATGTGACTGAGCTAATCATTGCTCAACTTCTTTATCTAGAGTTTGAGGATCCAGAAAAACCAATCTATTTCTATATCAATTCAACAGGGACAAGTTGGTACACCGGTGATGCAGTTGGTTTTGAAACAGAAGCTTTCGCTATCTGCGACACAATAAGCTATATCAAGCCTCCAGTACACACAATATGTATCGGACAAGCAATGGGGACTGCTGCAGTTATCCTTTCAGCTGGCACTAAGGGACAAAGAGCCGCTCTACCACATGCTTCTATTGTGTTACATCAACCTATAAGCGGAGCAAGAGGTCAAGCAACCGATATCCAAATAAGAGCTGAGGAAGTTTTGAAAAATAAAAAATCAATGCTGGAGATTTTATCTCGTAATACTGGAAAGACTATCGAAGAACTCTCAAAAGACTCTGACAGGATGAGTTATCTCAACCCTCAAGAAGCACTTGATTATGGAGTTATCGATAGAATACTCACAAGTCAAAAAGATTTACCAAAAAAAATTTAA
- a CDS encoding ATP-dependent Clp protease proteolytic subunit, with protein MPIGTPSVPYRLPGSQYERWVDIYTRLGVERILFLGQEVNDGIANSLVAQMLYLDSDDNSKPIYLYINSPGGSVTAGLAIYDTIKYVKSDVVTICVGLAASMGAFLLAAGTKGKRVALPHSRIMIHQPLGGTSQRQASDIEIEAKEILRIKDMLNMSMADMTGQSFEKIEKDTDRDYFLSAEEAKNYGLIDRVITHPSEANQS; from the coding sequence ATGCCAATAGGAACTCCAAGCGTGCCTTATAGACTTCCAGGAAGTCAATACGAAAGATGGGTTGACATATACACAAGACTAGGTGTTGAAAGAATTCTTTTTCTTGGACAGGAAGTTAATGATGGTATTGCTAATAGCCTTGTTGCACAAATGCTTTATCTTGATTCTGATGATAATTCCAAACCTATCTATCTATATATAAATAGCCCAGGAGGATCAGTTACTGCTGGCTTGGCTATTTATGACACAATCAAATACGTAAAAAGTGATGTAGTAACAATCTGCGTAGGCCTCGCAGCCTCAATGGGAGCATTCCTTTTGGCCGCTGGCACAAAAGGTAAAAGAGTTGCTTTGCCTCACAGCAGAATAATGATTCATCAACCCCTAGGAGGAACTTCTCAACGTCAAGCAAGTGATATTGAAATAGAAGCTAAGGAAATTTTAAGAATTAAAGATATGTTAAATATGTCTATGGCAGATATGACAGGCCAATCATTTGAGAAAATTGAAAAGGATACCGATAGGGATTATTTTCTAAGTGCGGAAGAAGCAAAAAACTATGGCTTAATTGATAGAGTAATCACACATCCAAGTGAAGCAAATCAGTCTTAA
- the ilvC gene encoding ketol-acid reductoisomerase — translation MTQLFYDSDADLSLLNNKTIAIIGYGSQGHAHALNLKDSGMDVIVGLYEGSKSESKAISDGLQVFSVSEACKKADWIMILLPDEFQKDVYLKEIEPNLKEGKILSFAHGFNIRFELIKPPSFVDVVMIAPKGPGHTVRWEYQNGQGVPALFAVEQDSSGNARSLAMAYAKGIGGTRAGILETNFKEETETDLFGEQAVLCGGLSELVKSGFETLVEAGYQPELAYFECLHEVKLIVDLMVKGGLSQMRDSISNTAEYGDYVSGKRLINSDTKREMQKILKDIQDGTFAKNFVEECDKNKPLMTKLREENSKHEIEKVGKGLRSMFSWLK, via the coding sequence ATGACTCAACTCTTCTACGACTCAGATGCTGATCTTAGTCTTTTAAATAATAAAACAATAGCAATTATTGGATATGGTTCACAAGGTCATGCACATGCCCTAAACCTTAAAGATAGCGGTATGGATGTAATTGTTGGTTTATATGAAGGAAGTAAGTCTGAAAGCAAAGCTATTAGCGATGGCTTACAAGTATTTAGCGTTTCTGAAGCTTGCAAAAAAGCAGACTGGATTATGATTCTCCTCCCAGATGAGTTTCAGAAAGATGTTTACCTTAAAGAAATAGAACCAAACTTAAAAGAAGGAAAGATATTAAGTTTTGCTCACGGTTTTAATATTAGATTCGAACTTATCAAACCTCCTAGTTTTGTGGATGTTGTAATGATTGCTCCAAAAGGACCTGGACACACTGTCCGTTGGGAATATCAAAATGGTCAAGGTGTGCCTGCACTTTTCGCGGTAGAACAGGATTCTTCTGGAAATGCAAGATCATTGGCGATGGCTTACGCTAAAGGGATTGGCGGAACGAGAGCTGGGATACTTGAAACAAATTTCAAAGAAGAAACAGAAACTGATTTATTTGGAGAACAAGCGGTTTTGTGCGGAGGATTATCAGAACTCGTCAAATCAGGCTTCGAAACTCTTGTAGAGGCAGGATATCAGCCCGAACTTGCTTACTTCGAATGCTTGCATGAAGTTAAACTTATTGTTGATTTAATGGTGAAGGGAGGCTTATCTCAAATGAGAGATTCCATTTCAAATACTGCAGAATATGGAGATTATGTAAGTGGTAAAAGACTTATCAATAGTGATACAAAGAGGGAAATGCAGAAAATTCTTAAAGATATTCAAGATGGAACTTTCGCTAAGAATTTTGTTGAAGAATGCGATAAAAACAAACCCTTAATGACAAAATTAAGAGAAGAGAACTCAAAACATGAAATTGAGAAAGTGGGTAAAGGTCTGCGCTCCATGTTCAGTTGGCTGAAATAA
- the cbiB gene encoding adenosylcobinamide-phosphate synthase CbiB, producing the protein MAEINLLLLFLGSIGFDLLIGDPRFLIHPVQVIGFYIKKISDYLINNFGKNKNILFWGGLILAISTIGISFGIGKLIELSYAQSRNNFFGGLLIFFGLSSCIATKGLISSVKEISELIEREEINDQNKKIIKDKVQRIVSRDVSSSSLEHLLRSSTESLTENSVDGIFGPLFWIFIGIFFMKFSIFLPGPLSLGFSYKAISTLDSMIGYKYDYFRYLGFFSAKIEDIFTFVPSRLVLITLPLVSTKINEYGTIIKKSYLDGKKYDSPNAGISEAIFAYISGTKLGGESKYKNEIIEKPIINENGDDCTGEKIKLICQLILRLQFLWIIIFVLIFFIISTLI; encoded by the coding sequence TTGGCTGAAATAAATTTACTTTTACTATTTCTTGGATCGATTGGTTTTGATTTATTGATCGGCGATCCAAGATTCTTAATCCACCCTGTTCAAGTAATTGGCTTTTACATAAAAAAAATATCTGATTACCTCATAAATAATTTTGGGAAAAATAAAAATATATTGTTTTGGGGAGGTTTAATCTTAGCTATATCAACTATTGGAATAAGTTTTGGTATAGGTAAATTGATAGAACTCAGTTATGCGCAATCAAGAAATAATTTTTTTGGTGGATTGCTAATTTTTTTTGGACTTTCAAGTTGTATTGCGACTAAGGGACTTATTTCAAGTGTGAAAGAGATTTCAGAGCTAATAGAACGCGAAGAAATTAATGACCAAAATAAGAAAATAATCAAAGATAAGGTACAAAGGATAGTAAGTAGGGATGTAAGTTCATCTTCTTTAGAACATCTTTTGAGATCAAGTACAGAGAGTCTTACCGAAAATTCCGTTGATGGAATATTTGGGCCATTATTTTGGATTTTTATTGGAATTTTTTTTATGAAATTTTCAATTTTTCTACCAGGGCCTTTATCACTTGGCTTTTCTTATAAAGCCATAAGTACTTTAGATTCAATGATAGGTTACAAATATGATTATTTTAGATATTTAGGTTTTTTTAGTGCAAAAATCGAAGATATTTTTACGTTTGTTCCTTCAAGATTAGTTTTAATCACATTACCTTTAGTTAGTACCAAAATTAATGAGTATGGAACAATAATAAAAAAAAGCTATCTTGATGGTAAAAAATATGATTCGCCTAATGCTGGGATTTCAGAAGCTATATTTGCTTATATTTCTGGTACAAAATTGGGTGGAGAAAGTAAATATAAAAATGAGATTATTGAAAAGCCAATAATCAATGAGAATGGAGATGATTGCACTGGAGAGAAAATTAAATTAATTTGTCAATTAATTTTAAGATTACAATTTTTATGGATAATAATTTTTGTCTTAATTTTTTTTATAATTTCAACTTTAATTTAA
- a CDS encoding chlorophyll a/b-binding protein produces the protein MQENGSPIENQNDDFTNTSSSDNEYSKWVDNQGDEVKNVFGFNSSAELVNGRAAMIGFLMLILTELVFSGRPVTSSIFGIN, from the coding sequence ATGCAAGAAAACGGCTCTCCAATAGAAAATCAAAATGATGATTTTACTAATACATCATCAAGTGATAATGAATACTCAAAATGGGTAGACAATCAGGGAGATGAGGTAAAGAATGTTTTTGGATTTAATAGCAGTGCTGAACTTGTAAATGGTAGAGCAGCAATGATCGGATTCCTAATGCTCATATTAACCGAGTTAGTTTTTAGCGGCAGACCTGTTACTTCTTCAATTTTTGGTATTAATTAA
- a CDS encoding HU family DNA-binding protein — protein MNKADLVNLVAARTELTKTDVSLVVDAAIETIVDSVVEGKKVSILGFGSFEPRDRSARQGLNPKTGEKIAIPAKRVPTFSAGKLFKDRVQG, from the coding sequence ATGAACAAAGCTGATTTAGTAAATCTTGTTGCAGCTCGTACAGAGCTCACAAAAACGGATGTTTCTTTAGTTGTTGATGCAGCTATTGAAACTATTGTTGATTCAGTAGTGGAAGGCAAAAAAGTCTCTATACTAGGATTTGGTTCTTTTGAACCAAGAGATCGTTCTGCAAGACAGGGATTAAACCCTAAGACAGGCGAAAAAATAGCAATACCCGCTAAAAGAGTTCCAACATTCTCTGCAGGTAAACTTTTTAAGGATAGAGTTCAAGGGTAA
- a CDS encoding glycogen debranching protein: MIHLNKGNPFPLGSSLTSQGVNFSLIATNAEYVEILLFEKEDSISPKSIFKLDQTHNKGPYWHAEIKNLDEGCIYAFRVKQKNNEINNNYEKKVLLDPCSRGITGWESYKRENALKTQENTNSCLKSVVCDRKLFNFKDYPRPKHSWEETIIYELHIKAFTESSDKDESCFKKFLKKIPYLKELGITTIELLPIFCFDPTDAPNGLKNFWGYSPINWFTPHFEYLSNESAKKNREEFRKFVEECHKAEIEVILDVVYNHTSEGDSKGPAISWKGIDENLYYFIGKDKNYQDVSGCGNTIAANRGLVRKLIIESLKCWASELGVDGFRFDLGIALSRGENLSPLDNPPIFEDIECEPELIDIKFISEPWDCGGLYKLGDFPSKNTFTWNGHFRDDLRRFWKGDKDTAWNMSDKIKGTPSIYKEDNIFPKSINFITSHDGFTLKDLVTFNRKHNFANREQNRDGDNHNNSWNHGTEGPTTNFLINNLRKRQQKNLILSLLISKGVPMILMGDEIGRSQGGNNNSWCQNNLLGWMNWEHGQQDLELFEYFKYVIKIRKKLIKIFNPSFFPNNQTNELIPTYHWHGTKLDSPDWSSWSHTVAFSINKGNTNPLVWIGLNAYSKSIDFHLPKCKYNWLKVIDTSMSEIFEPLTINEKSVSIKSRSSLLIISEEVFGAKNNLF, translated from the coding sequence GTGATTCATCTCAATAAAGGTAACCCATTTCCTTTAGGGAGTTCTCTAACTTCACAAGGGGTTAATTTTTCCTTAATAGCCACAAATGCAGAATATGTAGAAATCTTATTGTTTGAGAAAGAGGACTCTATTTCACCAAAAAGCATATTCAAATTAGATCAGACTCATAATAAAGGTCCTTACTGGCATGCGGAAATAAAAAATCTAGATGAAGGTTGTATTTATGCTTTTAGAGTGAAACAAAAAAATAATGAAATTAATAATAACTATGAAAAAAAAGTATTACTTGATCCATGTTCACGAGGTATTACCGGATGGGAAAGTTATAAAAGAGAAAATGCATTAAAAACGCAAGAAAACACTAATTCTTGTCTTAAAAGTGTTGTTTGCGATAGAAAATTATTTAATTTTAAGGATTATCCAAGACCGAAACATTCTTGGGAAGAAACTATTATTTATGAACTCCATATCAAAGCTTTCACTGAATCAAGTGATAAAGATGAAAGTTGTTTTAAGAAATTTTTAAAAAAAATTCCGTATCTCAAAGAACTGGGTATTACAACAATTGAATTACTTCCAATTTTTTGTTTTGATCCTACTGACGCCCCAAATGGTCTAAAAAATTTTTGGGGTTATAGTCCAATTAATTGGTTTACTCCGCATTTTGAATATCTTTCGAATGAATCCGCCAAAAAGAACAGAGAGGAATTTAGAAAATTTGTAGAGGAATGTCATAAAGCAGAAATTGAAGTTATCTTAGATGTTGTATACAATCACACTTCCGAAGGTGATTCAAAAGGGCCAGCAATATCTTGGAAAGGTATAGATGAAAATCTTTATTACTTTATTGGAAAAGATAAAAATTATCAGGACGTCTCCGGATGTGGTAATACTATTGCAGCAAACAGAGGATTAGTTAGAAAACTAATAATTGAATCATTAAAATGTTGGGCGAGTGAATTAGGAGTTGATGGTTTTAGATTTGATTTAGGAATTGCCCTCTCAAGAGGAGAAAATCTTTCACCGCTTGATAATCCTCCAATTTTTGAAGATATAGAATGTGAACCAGAACTTATCGATATCAAGTTCATTAGTGAGCCATGGGATTGTGGCGGTTTATATAAATTAGGTGATTTCCCATCTAAGAATACTTTCACTTGGAATGGTCATTTTAGAGATGACTTAAGGAGATTTTGGAAGGGGGATAAAGATACAGCTTGGAATATGAGCGATAAAATAAAAGGTACTCCATCTATTTATAAAGAAGATAATATTTTCCCAAAGTCGATAAATTTTATTACTTCACATGATGGATTTACTCTAAAAGACTTAGTAACTTTCAATAGAAAACATAATTTTGCCAATAGAGAACAAAATAGAGATGGAGATAACCATAACAATTCTTGGAATCATGGAACAGAGGGACCAACTACGAACTTTTTAATCAATAATTTAAGAAAAAGACAACAAAAAAATCTTATTCTTAGTTTACTTATCTCTAAAGGTGTTCCAATGATACTTATGGGTGATGAGATAGGAAGATCACAAGGCGGGAACAATAATTCTTGGTGCCAAAATAATTTATTGGGCTGGATGAATTGGGAACATGGTCAACAAGATTTAGAATTATTTGAATATTTTAAATACGTCATAAAAATCCGAAAAAAACTAATAAAAATTTTCAATCCATCATTCTTCCCTAATAATCAAACCAATGAACTTATTCCAACATATCATTGGCATGGAACAAAGTTAGATAGCCCTGATTGGAGTAGTTGGTCTCACACAGTTGCCTTTAGCATTAACAAAGGCAATACTAATCCGCTGGTCTGGATAGGTTTAAATGCATATTCAAAAAGTATCGATTTCCACTTGCCGAAATGTAAATATAATTGGTTAAAAGTTATTGATACTAGCATGTCTGAGATTTTTGAACCCTTAACTATTAATGAAAAATCTGTTTCAATAAAGAGTAGAAGCTCTTTATTAATCATTTCAGAAGAAGTATTTGGGGCAAAAAATAATTTATTCTAA